A region of Lycium barbarum isolate Lr01 chromosome 1, ASM1917538v2, whole genome shotgun sequence DNA encodes the following proteins:
- the LOC132626390 gene encoding uncharacterized protein LOC132626390 — MYYLREKAKYGPNNPVRYTTTDCFFIKWVEAIHKQYKEYKNDKRFITADHNVAKIIRGFKLIANIAWNRVDNVFIPVNLSEEYHWVLVVLCMKRRCLYEYDSFPGGAMHTNSIREVIERLANMIPLFFNCTGFYGKRNDINWMTESAYVGKSFDDPLEYVFVDNLPEQHLESNDCGLYTCAFTEYISQGLFEIFEDDFDAALHRRRYGALLWDYARKKQADGAISESEVTRNVISRLGGPKICKEPVPERKKLPRLKRKV; from the exons ATGTATTACTTGAGGGAAAAGGCAAAGTATGGTCCAAATAACCCAGTGAGATACACAACAACGGATTGTTTTTTCATAAAGTGGGTTGAGGCTATCCACAAGCAGTACAAAGAATACAAAAATGATAAGCGTTTTATTACTGCTGATCATAATGTGGCGAAAATTATTCGTGGGTTTAAACTGATTGCAAATATTGCTTGGAATAGAGTTGATAATGTGTTCATCCCAGTCAATCTAAGCGAAGAATACCATTGGGTGTTGGTTGTTTTATGTATGAAAAGAAGGTGTCTCTACGAATATGATTCATTCCCGGGTGGGGCTATGCATACTAATTCAATTCGAGAAGTTATTGAAAGGCTGGCCAACATGATACCTCTCTTTTTCAATTGCACTGGATTTTATGGGAAAAGGAATGACATAAACTGGATGACTGAATCAGCATATGTTGGGAAGAGCTTTGATGATCCTTTGGAATATGTCTTTGTGGATAATTTGCCAGAACAACATCTAGAGTCTAA TGATTGTGGGTTATACACATGTGCATTTACTGAATATATCAGCCAAGgtttatttgaaatttttgaagaCGATTTTGATGCCGCTCTTCATCGTCGGAGATATGGTGCCCTGCTATGGGATTATGCAAGAAAAAAGCAGGCAGATGGAGCTATTAGTGAGAGTGAAGTAACACGAAATGTTATCAGCAGATTGGGTGGTCCAAAAATTTGCAAGGAACCAGTACCTGAAAGGAAGAAATTACCGAGACTGAAACGAAAAGTTTAG
- the LOC132617703 gene encoding uncharacterized protein LOC132617703, whose translation MQTRFCTYTNIKAIEHIKSRLKSKKQLQMFREFPFGYFLDLPNIKVHPQLIRSLMYGEIDNDRDDMFIIKLNGEELYFRIREFAIISGLKCGMPSEFVLDHNSPNRLTNSYFPNQQRVLKSELINFYEGSICVGDDDLVKIFILYFISTFLFSTEPSKSYVSRLLFDLVENGEYRNYPLGNDCFNETLGSVSHQLSGDPSYYRVRGFQLALQVWFYECCSKVDPFVATRIGNHIPRILNWQTSQDILYFDYLKRGMFKTYGNQVGFSNSTPANDEFPLLTELPDVPRPHTTTSDTPSVHGSEFEALKNEVVNVREDLKLFQKKVFVGYYKL comes from the exons ATGCAAACGAGATTTTGTACTTACACCAACATCAAAGCTATTGAGCATATAAAGTCGCGACTAAAGTCTAAGAAGCAATTGCAGATGTTTAGGGAGTTCCCATTTGGATATTTTCTTGATTTACCGAATATCAAGGTTCACCCACAACTCATTCGCAGCTTGATGTATGGGGAGATTGATAATGATAGAGATGATATGTTTATCATCAAGTTGAATGGGGAAGAGCTCTATTTTAGGATAAGAGAGTTTGCCATTATCAGTGGTTTGAAATGCGGCATGCCGAGTGAATTTGTTCTGGACCATAATTCACCAAATAGGTTAACGAATAGTTACTTTCCCAATCAACAAAGAGTACTAAAGAGTGAGTTGATAAATTTTTATGAAGGAAGCATTTGCGTGGGTGATGACGATCTTGTAAAAATCTTCATTCTGTATTTTATTAGCACATTCCTATTCTCAACTGAGCCTTCCAAATCTTACGTATCTAGGCTGCTCTTTGACTTAGTTGAGAATGGTGAATATAGGAACTATCCTTTGGGAAACGATTGTTTTAACGAAACTCTTGGTTCTGTTAGTCACCAATTGAGTGGTGATCCATCGTATTATAGGGTTAGGGGCTTTCAACTTGCTTTGCAGGTTTGGTTTTATGAATGTTGCTCGAAGGTTGATCCTTTTGTTGCTACTCGTATTGGAAACCACATCCCTCGTATTCTTAATTGGCAAACATCCCAGGATATATTGTACTTTGACTATCTGAAGAGGGGGATGTTCAAAACTTATGGGAATCAG GTGGGTTTTTCCAACAGCACACCAGCAAATGATGAATTTCCACTTCTCACTGAGTTACCAGATGTGCCACGACCACATACTACCACAAGTGATACACCATCTGTACACGGTTCTGAGTTTGAGGCATTGAAGAATGAGGTTGTAAAT GTTCGTGAAGATTTGAAACTATTTCAGAAGAAGGTATTTGTCGgatattataaattataa
- the LOC132605631 gene encoding fasciclin-like arabinogalactan protein 4, with protein MAITISISHFTPTTFLYFLLLSTSHPIFAINITNLLSSYPNLSDFTNILSNTSVTTDLAQRSSLTILVVPNNFLRRQPPSNAVNLADILRYHVLLEYLSWPDLKSIPPKGKVVTTLLQTTGRAPNSFGSVNITRNSNTNTITVHSPTSNATILELLKTLPYNISVFTVDSLLVPNGFDLMASETRPPLGLNITKTLIDGHNFNVAASMLIASGVEEEFERDEGGAGLTLFVPTDDAFSDMSSSRDFQSLPAEKKAVVLRFHVLHSYYPLGSLESIVNPVQPTLATEQNGAGSFTLNISRFNGSVGINTGIVTAFVTQTLFDQNPVAIFGVSKVLLPKEFFSIDVNNKTIESGVASPPEIPLSPEYSPGIYGGHLSSPPVLGNVTSSTTNVGKKEIFLWCIGFFYLLLLVIN; from the coding sequence ATGGCTATCACAATTTccatttcccattttacccctactACATTCCTCTATTTCCTTCTCTTATCCACTTCCCATCCCATTTTCGCCATTAACATCACTAATCTCTTATCATCTTACCCTAATCTCTCCGACTTCACTAATATCCTTTCCAACACCTCCGTTACAACCGATCTAGCCCAACGCTCTTCCTTAACCATCCTCGTCGTCCCTAACAACTTCCTCCGCCGTCAACCACCGTCAAACGCCGTTAACCTCGCCGACATCCTCCGTTACCATGTCCTTCTTGAATACCTTTCTTGGCCTGACCTTAAAAGCATACCACCCAAAGGAAAAGTCGTCACAACTCTGTTACAAACCACTGGTCGTGCCCCGAATAGCTTCGGGTCGGTTAACATAACCCGAAATAGCAATACCAATACAATCACAGTTCATTCACCAACTTCAAACGCTACAATTCTTGAACTTTTAAAGACACTTCCTTATAATATATCTGTTTTTACGGTTGATTCGTTGTTGGTGCCTAATGGGTTTGATCTTATGGCTTCTGAGACTAGACCTCCTTTAGGTCTTAATATTACGAAGACACTTATTGATGGTCATAATTTTAATGTTGCAGCTTCAATGTTAATTGCTTCAGGGGTAGAAGAGGAATTTGAAAGAGATGAAGGTGGGGCAGGATTAACGTTGTTTGTTCCAACTGATGATGCATTTTCAGACATGTCATCTTCGAGGGATTTCCAATCTTTACCAGCTGAGAAAAAAGCTGTTGTTTTAAGGTTCCATGTTTTGCACTCTTATTATCCGTTAGGTTCGTTAGAAAGTATAGTTAATCCAGTTCAACCAACATTAGCTACAGAACAAAATGGTGCTGGGAGTTTTACCCTAAACATTTCAAGATTCAATGGTTCTGTTGGGATTAATACAGGAATTGTTACAGCGTTTGTGACACAAACATTGTTTGATCAGAACCCTGTGGCAATATTTGGTGTATCAAAAGTGCTGTTACCTAAAGAGTTCTTTTCAATTGATGTGAATAATAAGACTATAGAATCTGGGGTAGCTTCACCACCGGAGATTCCTTTATCGCCGGAATATTCGCCGGGAATCTACGGTGGCCACTTGTCATCACCACCAGTGTTAGGGAATGTGACGTCATCGACGACGAATGTTGGGAAAAAGGAAATCTTCTTATGGTGCATAGGGTTCTTCTACCTACTACTACTGGTCATTAATTAA